TTTTTGTATGGAACATCCCTACTTCAGGGGTCGTCAAATCTATTAGAACATCTGGTTTGACCTCTTGAAGACATCTCTCAAAATCGGTATAGATTAAAGCGTCGCTATTCGGGAAACCATCAAGTTCCCCAACTTTCATTCCTTCGAATTTACGGTCTACGACCCCCACCAGTTCGTATGCTTCCGTTCCTAGTACAAGGTTGACAGCCTCTTTTCCCATCCTCCCACGTGGTCCTGCAATGACAATTTTAACTTTTCCCATCATTTTCCCTCTCCTTTAGCTGTCTTTTCTTGTCCAGCGGTCTTTGTCCCTTGTATTGAATTTTTCCATCACCCTGTTATGTGCTTCTTCAAGGTCTATATTTAAAGAGTTGGCAAAGCAAATCATCACGAACAGCATATCTCCCAGCTCTTCTTCAATTGTTTTTTCATCTTCATCTTTTTTCTTAGGCTTTTCTCCATAGAAATGGTTCACCTCACGGGCCAGCTCACCGAGTTCCTCGGTCATGCGTGCCGTCAAGGCCAGGGGGCTGAAATACCCTTCTTTGAATTGACTTATGTATGCGTCCACTTCCTGCTGGAGTTCTTTCATCGTTTTGTTACTCAAGAAATTCACCCAACCTTCTATGTATGCTTTTCTATATCGATGTTAGCTCAATGAAGAGGCTTTGACAAATATTTTTATTTCAAGGTAATTCATTGGACTATTTGGAAATTGACTAATTTAGACCTATCTGATAACTTTGCCGGCTCCCCATCATGAAGTATAAATTAAACATCACAAAAAATAGCAAGGGAAAATCAAGCATGAACATAGAAAATTCCGACTGTTCCTCCCCCTCCTGTAAAAGATTGCCCTTATTGGTTATATTTTATATAATAAAAGCGTTTTAATCAGGAGAAATTAGTCCTGGTACTAGGGGGGAATTAACTTGCTTCGTGGCCTTAAATTTAAAAACATCCTGTTCATTTTGCTTGGTGCCGCTATATTCTCGTTCGGCCTTGTTCATTTCAATATGCAAAATAACCTTGCCGAAGGCGGTTTTACGGGAATTACTCTCTTGCTATACTTTGTGTTTGGCTGGTCTCCTTCCATTACAAACCTGCTCCTGAATCTGCCTCTTTTTTTCCTGGGCTGGAAGCTTCTTGGCCGGAATGTTTTTATTTATACCATTATCGGGACCGTAGGTGTTTCAATTTTTTTGGGTGTTTTCCAGAAGTATCAAATTGAAATGCCTTTATATGAAGATTTGTTTTTAGCAGCCCTGTTCGCGGGGGTCTTTATCGGAATTGGCCTAGGAATCATTTTCCGCTATGGCGGAACGACCGGCGGAGTCGACATTATCGCAAGACTGGCACAGAAATATTTTGGCTGGACGATGGGCCGGACAATGTTTATGTTCGACTTTGGAGTCATTACTCTATCACTAATTACATATTTAAACTATCGGGAAGCCATGTACACTCTCGTCGTGGTATTTGTAGGAGCCAGGGTGATTGATTTCATGCAGGAAGGTTCTTACGCTGCAAGAGGAGCGATGATCATATCGAATAGCAATGAAGAAATCGCCGCGAAAATAATGAAGGAAATGGACCGCGGGGTCACTAGCCTGAAAGCCGTAGGTTCATATACAAAAGCAGAAAGAGATGTCCTGTATTGTGTAGTGGCGAAGAATGAAATCGTACGTTTAAAGAGCGTGATCAATTCAGTTGATCCCCACGCATTTGTTTCGGTTACTGTCGTTCATGACGTGCTCGGTGAAGGGTTTACGCTTGACGAAAATAAACTTCCTTTAGAAAGATAAAAAAAATCCGGACATGTCCGGATTTTTTTTATTCTTCACTAGTCATCCCAGTGTAAATCATTACTAAACGAACCAATTCAAGAACAGCAACAGCTGCGGCAGCTACATATGTCAAAGCTGCAGCATTCAAAACCTTCTTTGTTTCTCTTTCTTCGTCATTGCGGATGATTCCAGCAGAAACCACTTGATCCATAGCACGGTTAGATGCATTGAATTCTACCGGAAGAGTAATGACCTGGAACAGAACGGCAGCAGCCATGAACATAATACCGAGCAGGAGCATGCCGCTTAGATTAGCGAAAATCCCGATCATGATCAGAATCCATGAGAAGTTTGAGCCAAGACTCGCCACGGGAACAAGAGCATGACGGAATCGAAGAAATGAATAATCCTCGGCATCCTGGATGGCATGGCCAACTTCATGGGCAGCAATTGCTGCTGCGGCAACAGAATGGCCGAAAAAGTTCCCTGACGATAAACGTACAACTTTTGCACGCGGATCATAGTGGTCACTTAAATAACCTCTGGTTTCTTCAACCCCGACATTGTAAAGGCCGTTATCATCGAGGATTTTACGTGCTACTTCTGCACCCGTCATTTGTGAAGAAGATGCAACCTTTGAGTACTTCTTGTATGCACCTTTTACCTTGAATTGAGCCCATAATGGGATCAAAATAATAATCGCGAAATAAATTAAATACATCTAGAACCTCCTCTTACTACTCATGCTGTTAATACCATTTTATAAACACTTAGATAAGCTGTCAATTTTTTCGTTCTTTTTGGACATCCCTAGTTTTCTCGCTGTTCCCTTTATATTTTCTCCAGCCGACATAAGACAATGTAAGAATAATGATGCTTCCCGTCGAAATCATTACCCACCACAGTGAGGGATCCGCTTCGTCTTCGGTCATATCATCAAAAATATTCTGTAAATCCGATTCCAGTGCCTCCAGCTCTTCCTGGCTGGAAGCCTCCTGAAGAACCTGTGGCCGATACTGGTCAATAAAGCTGACTTTAGCATCGACTTTTTGGATCCTTTCCGGAGTGATATCTATCTTCATACTTGGATGGATAACATTATACATGGCAAGGAATGAATTCAGGTTGGAGTGGAACTGGTCATTGTCCCCTTCGTAAGCAGCCGTTTTCATATCATTAAAAACCGTCATGATCGGGCCTTCCATCTCTGCCCATAACGGTTGGTGAGTAGAGGCAATTGCATCAATTACCAGCCGGAATTTTGTCACCCTGTTCATCCTTTCTGCATGACCAAGATCAACGTTCCCGACTGCTTCCAATGCTTCATCATGTGCTACGGTTATAATGCGCAATTCGTCCATTGAAAACGGACGGCCATTGCCAGCCACCAGCAAAAATTCTTCTGAAAAATGCTCAAGCATTCTGTTAGCATCATCATATCGGTGAAGCTTGACCATCTGGAGTGCCTGGTCTGATATATTGTCCAGCTCTTCAACAGGCGACTGTGGTTCTGCGTATACTGCGAACGGCGCCATTATCAACAGCACCGAAAATAATAAAATGAATTTTGCTTTCATTTTTGTCCCCCCTCTAAATACTATTAAAATGTATGAGAGGGTGGACAAGGTTAGACCATAATTCAGGTGGTTATCTAGATCTTTTTAGCGAAAGAGAGAAGCGGCCTGGCCTTAGGCCAAAGTAATATCCAATACCGATCGAGAAAATACTCAGCCAGAATGTAAAATACCCTATCTGGTCCATATATAAATCTAGCGTATGGTACCTTGGCATCATTTCAAAAACATAATCAATGATTTCGTTATGCAGGACGATAATAGCGGCAGCGATCAGGTGCCATGGTTTCATTCGATAGAAAGGCGCATATAGGACACCTTCGACTGCCATTGCAAAATGGGATGCCATCAGCATGAGTCCAATCCAATCCAGCTGTCCGGAGACGAAGTAAACCATTAAATTCATAACGACTGCCCATAATCCGTACTTCACCAGGCTGACAATCGCCAATGCCTCCATTAGCGGCCAGTTTTTCCCCAATAAAAATGCCCCTAAAACAAAGACAAAGAACAAGCTGGCAGTCGGGCTATCAGGCACAAAAAGCAAAAAACGAGGAGGCGTATCCACAAGCTGCCATTTATACCAGTAATAACCGTAAGCAGTCCCCAGGACATTCACCCAAAATAACATCCACAGTACAGCTCGGTTCCCTAGTAAAGGATATAAATTCTTCATCATCATTACTGCTCCATTCCTTTTTTCTATCACTATTATTACAGTTTATTGAAAATAAACCAAGTTCTTCTGATTAAAGCAGCAATAAAAAGAACCTGCAAGATTCATTGCAGGTTCTTTTGATATTATTTGCTAAGGCCGTCGATAAACTCAGAAAGTGTCTTAAGTTCTTCGTCCGTTCCTTTGAATACTGCAGGCATGCTTCCTTTACCATTCTTGGCAACCTTAGCAATTTCTTCAGCATTTAATTTTGTTTCAAGCAAGCTTGGTGCTGCGGCACCCCCAGCAAGTTCTCCTCCATGACAAGAAGTACATGTTTGTGCCTGGGCGATTTTGTATCCATCAGAATTCTTGTCGACTTCGACATCCAGGATCTGCCCCTGTTTTTCAGCCGCTTCCCAGTCATGGGTTGCTACTGATTCCCATGTAAGATAGAAAACTGAAGCAAGCGCTAACAGCATAAATCCTGTCGCAAGCGGACGTTTTGACGGACGGCGCTCAGGACCACGGTCAATGAACGGTGCAAGTAAAAGTGCTCCAAAGGCAAGTCCAGGGATAACCATTGCTCCGATTACTGTATAAGGACCGGAAGCATATGAATATTTAAGCAATTGATATAAGAATAAGAAATACCAGTCTGGCAATGGAATATAAGCAGTATCAGTCGGATCGGCAATCCTCTCAAGCGGAGACGGGTGAGCAATGGTCAAGCTCAAGTATCCGATTAGAAAGACGGCACCGACCATCCATTCCTTCAACAAGAAGTTAGGCCAAAACGCTTCCGTTTTGCCAGGGTATTCCGAGTAGTCTTTCGGAATATTAGGCTTACGTTCTGCAGGGACACGTGAGTCTCCTACGAACTTCATACCTTTACCACGATGCATCGAGCAATCCCCTCCTTTTTCCGTATCGTTGAGTGTTTCTTACACCCACTCAACATTCATTCGATTTTTTACAATGGACCTGAAATACCTTGCTTTCGAATCATCAGGAAGTGCGCTCCCATCAAACCTAGCAATGCTGCAGGCAGGAAGAATACGTGGATCGCAAAGAAACGAGTCAAGGTCTGTGCACCAACGATCGTTGAGTGCCCGGAAAGCAGTGTTTTCACATACGGCCCAATTAATGGTACCGCTTCTGCAATCTGCAATGTAACCTTAGTTGCGAATAATGCTTTCATATCCCATGGAAGCAGATATCCAGTTAAGCCAAGGGCCAGCATTACGAAGAAAATTAAAACTCCGACAACCCAGTTTAATTCACGTGGTTTCTTA
The nucleotide sequence above comes from Mesobacillus jeotgali. Encoded proteins:
- a CDS encoding menaquinol-cytochrome c reductase cytochrome b/c subunit, which gives rise to MHRGKGMKFVGDSRVPAERKPNIPKDYSEYPGKTEAFWPNFLLKEWMVGAVFLIGYLSLTIAHPSPLERIADPTDTAYIPLPDWYFLFLYQLLKYSYASGPYTVIGAMVIPGLAFGALLLAPFIDRGPERRPSKRPLATGFMLLALASVFYLTWESVATHDWEAAEKQGQILDVEVDKNSDGYKIAQAQTCTSCHGGELAGGAAAPSLLETKLNAEEIAKVAKNGKGSMPAVFKGTDEELKTLSEFIDGLSK
- a CDS encoding zinc metallopeptidase, with product MYLIYFAIIILIPLWAQFKVKGAYKKYSKVASSSQMTGAEVARKILDDNGLYNVGVEETRGYLSDHYDPRAKVVRLSSGNFFGHSVAAAAIAAHEVGHAIQDAEDYSFLRFRHALVPVASLGSNFSWILIMIGIFANLSGMLLLGIMFMAAAVLFQVITLPVEFNASNRAMDQVVSAGIIRNDEERETKKVLNAAALTYVAAAAVAVLELVRLVMIYTGMTSEE
- a CDS encoding DUF1405 domain-containing protein produces the protein MKNLYPLLGNRAVLWMLFWVNVLGTAYGYYWYKWQLVDTPPRFLLFVPDSPTASLFFVFVLGAFLLGKNWPLMEALAIVSLVKYGLWAVVMNLMVYFVSGQLDWIGLMLMASHFAMAVEGVLYAPFYRMKPWHLIAAAIIVLHNEIIDYVFEMMPRYHTLDLYMDQIGYFTFWLSIFSIGIGYYFGLRPGRFSLSLKRSR
- the ypjB gene encoding sporulation protein YpjB; protein product: MKAKFILLFSVLLIMAPFAVYAEPQSPVEELDNISDQALQMVKLHRYDDANRMLEHFSEEFLLVAGNGRPFSMDELRIITVAHDEALEAVGNVDLGHAERMNRVTKFRLVIDAIASTHQPLWAEMEGPIMTVFNDMKTAAYEGDNDQFHSNLNSFLAMYNVIHPSMKIDITPERIQKVDAKVSFIDQYRPQVLQEASSQEELEALESDLQNIFDDMTEDEADPSLWWVMISTGSIIILTLSYVGWRKYKGNSEKTRDVQKERKN
- a CDS encoding YitT family protein is translated as MLRGLKFKNILFILLGAAIFSFGLVHFNMQNNLAEGGFTGITLLLYFVFGWSPSITNLLLNLPLFFLGWKLLGRNVFIYTIIGTVGVSIFLGVFQKYQIEMPLYEDLFLAALFAGVFIGIGLGIIFRYGGTTGGVDIIARLAQKYFGWTMGRTMFMFDFGVITLSLITYLNYREAMYTLVVVFVGARVIDFMQEGSYAARGAMIISNSNEEIAAKIMKEMDRGVTSLKAVGSYTKAERDVLYCVVAKNEIVRLKSVINSVDPHAFVSVTVVHDVLGEGFTLDENKLPLER
- a CDS encoding nucleotide pyrophosphohydrolase; amino-acid sequence: MSNKTMKELQQEVDAYISQFKEGYFSPLALTARMTEELGELAREVNHFYGEKPKKKDEDEKTIEEELGDMLFVMICFANSLNIDLEEAHNRVMEKFNTRDKDRWTRKDS